Proteins encoded together in one Carassius auratus strain Wakin chromosome 32, ASM336829v1, whole genome shotgun sequence window:
- the LOC113051570 gene encoding meiosis-specific nuclear structural protein 1-like, whose product MEKRIRQRLELQQTRQEMMAFKQLRIQAEKEEEEAFRQMMMTKFAEDDHIDQMNAQKRRMKQLEHKRAVEKLLEERRQQYLAEQEREEEERAMEKEREAKQRKIIEEERQRLLKQHATKLLGYLYRRVFSKKMT is encoded by the exons ATGGAGAAGAGGATCCGGCAGCGGCTAGAGCTGCAGCAGACGCGTCAGGAGATGATGGCCTTCAAGCAGTTGCGCATACAAgctgagaaagaggaagaggaggcctTCAGACAGATGATGATGACCAAGTTTGCAGAGGATGATCACATTGACCAAATGAATGCCCAAAAGCGTCGTATGAAACAGCTGGAACACAAACGGGCTGTGGAGAAGCTGCTGGAAGAAAGGAGACAGCAGTATCTGGCTGAACAA gagagggaggaagaggagcGAGCtatggagaaggagagagaggctAAACAACGTAAGATCATTGAAGAGGAGAGACAGAGGCTGCTAAAGCAACATGCAACGAAACTGCTGGGATACCTATACCGAAG gGTATTTTCAAAGAAGATGACCTAG